In Mycobacterium sp. ITM-2016-00317, the genomic window TGGGCGACCATCATCCAGCACCGGTTCGGCGGCAGCGGCGCGCTGGCCGGGCATCCGATCGGCAACCTGATGCTGGCCGGCCTCAACGAGGTGCTCGCCGATCCGGTCGCCGCACTCGACGAGCTGGGCCGCATCCTGGGCGTGAAGGGCCGGGTGCTGCCGATGTGCCCCGTCGGGCTGGGCATCGAGGCCGACGTCGTCGGGCTGGACTCCGACCCGCGCGTCAGCCGCGCGATCCGCGGCCAGGTCGCGATCGCCACCACCGTCGGGAAGGTCCGCCGCGTCCGCCTGCTGCCCGGGGACCCGCCCGCCACCCATCAGGCCGTCGACGCGATCCTGAACGCCGACCTGGTGGTCCTCGGACCGGGGTCGTGGTTCACCAGCGTGATCCCGCACGTGCTGGTGCCGCAGCTGGCCGAGGCGCTGCAGGCCACCACCGCGCGGCGGGCGCTGGTGCTGAACCTGGTGGCCGAACCGGGGGAGACCGCGGGCTTCTCGGTGGAACGTCACATCCACGTGCTGGCCCAGCACGCGCCGGGTTTCACCGTGCACGACATCATCGTCGATTCGGCCCGGGTGCCCAGCGATCGCGAGCGGGACCAACTGCGCCGGACCGCCACCATCCTCGGCGCGAACGTTGAGTTTGCTGACGTTTCCCGACCTGGTACACCTTTACATGACCCGGCGAAGCTGGCCGCGGCGTTGGAGGGGGTTCGCAAGCGCGGCGTGGCTGCCCATGGCACCAACCAGGGGTTTCAGCAGCCGACCATGCCCACACCGACAGCGAACGGACCGAGAGGTGACGACCCGTGGCGATGACAGCCGAGGTCAAGGATGAACTGAGCCGCTTGGTGGTGAATTCCGTGAGCGCGCGCCGTGCGGAGGTGGCCTCGCTGCTGCGTTTCGCCGGCGGGCTGCACATCGTGTCGGGGCGGGTCGTCGTCGAGGCCGAGGTCGACCTCGGCATCATCGCGCGCCGGTTGCGCAAGGACATCTACGACCTCTACGGCTACAACGCCGTGGTGCACGTGCTCTCGGCCAGCGGGATCCGCAAGAGCACCCGCTACGTGGTGCGGGTGGCCAAGGACGGGGAAGCGCTCGCGCGGCAGACCGGTCTGCTCGACCTGCGCGGCCGGCCGGTGCGCGGACTGCCCGCCCAGGTGGTCGGCGGCAGCGTCGCCGACGCCGAAGCGGCTTGGCGCGGAGCGTTTCTGGCGCACGGCTCGCTCACCGAGCCGGGCCGGTCGTCGGCGCTGGAGGTCAGCTGCCCCGGGCCCGAGGCGGCGCTCGCGCTCGTCGGCGCGGCCCGGCGTCTCGGGGTCAGCGCCAAGGCCCGCGAGGTGCGCGGCGCCGACCGGGTGGTGGTCCGTGACGGCGAGGCCATCGGGGCGCTGCTGACCCGGATGGGCGCCCAGGACACCCGGCTGACCTGGGAGGAGCGGCGCATGCGCCGCGAGGTCCGGGCCACCGCGAACCGGTTGGCCAACTTCGACGACGCCAACCTGCGGCGCTCCGCGCGCGCCGCGGTCGCCGCCGCGGCCCGGGTGGAACGCGCGCTGGAGATCCTCGGCGACACGGTGCCTGACCACCTGGCCGCCGCAGGCCAGCTCAGGGTCGCCCACCGGCAGGCCTCGCTGGAGGAACTGGGCCAGGCTCGCGGATCCGCCGATGACCAAAGATGCTGTGGCAGGCCGTATTCGGCGTCTGCTGTCGATGGCGGACCGGAAGGCCAAACAGGACGGCATCCCCGACACCGAGTCGGCTGTCACACCGGACCTGCTCGAAGACGCCTGAGCGCCGTCAGGCCGCCTCGGCCCGGACGGTCTGCGCCGGGTTCGCCGCGGGATTGGCCGCCAGCTCTTCGAGGACGACCGACCAGGTGTACGGGCTGGTGACCATGTTCAGGTGCCCGAGTAACAGTCCCGGGTAGCGGTGCTGCAGCACGATGTTGGTGACGTTCGGCCCGTCCAGCGCCTGCAGGGTGTACGGCGTCGCGACCTCGTCGTAGGCGGTGCTGATCGTGGTGTACCGCACGCCTGGGCGGGTGTCGCCGTTGCCGTAGACCTCGTCGACGAATGGCGAGCCGTAGGACTGCTGATAGAACGCCGGGGCGAACCTCTCGGAGATCCCGATGTAGAGCTGCCGCAACACAGGCAGTTGCAGCACCAGCGAGACCAGGCCCATGAAGGTGGTGCCGTGGTGGCCGGGGCCGATGCCGATGAGCTGGGACACCTTGTCCGCGCCGCCGAGGTTGTTGATGTAGTAGGACGGCAGCGCGCCGCCGCCCTGTGAGTGGCCGATGAGGATGACCTGCGGCGCACCGGTCTCGGCGAGCACCCGGTCGATCTCCGCGGCCAGTTCGAGTCCGGAATTCCTGATGTCGCCGATGGACTGGATCAGCGCGTTGGGGTTGGTGGTGACGTTGCCGTAGTTGAACGTGTAGACCTTGTAGCCCGCATTCGCCAGCACCGGCGCCCCGACAGACCAGTTCATGCCCTGCGTGATGACCGTCGAGTTGAGCAGGATGATGGGCAGCGGTTTCTCCGGCGTGACGCCCACCGACGGGTCGTTGGCCCCGGCCGGGGATTTCGTCGGCCGGAACAGCGCCATCCCGTCCAGGAGGCCGTAGGTGACCGGGAGCGGTCCGGTGACCGCGTCGGCGAAGCCGCCGACCAGCGTGCGGCCGACCGCGGCGGCGGTGTTGGCGACGAAGGTGGCCAGCAGGTGGGGCACGCCGAAGAAGCTGTCGGGGCCGAAGGCGTGGGCGACGGCGGTCGCCGTCGCGTACACCACCGACGCCAGGATCGTCCCGACGTCGGAGAAACCGCCCGCCAGTTGCCGGTCCAGCCGGGGCGCGATGTACGGCCGGGGCCCCGGTGCGACATCTGGTGCCACCGTTGCCCGTTCGTCGTCGGCGCGGGCGTCGCGGAGCAGTGCCGCCGGGCTCGCCTCGTCGGTGCTCGCGGTCGCCTCGTCCACCTCTGCGAGTTCGCGTCGCGACGCGGGTCCGGGGTCGGCGGGGGAGTCCGTGACCGAGCGATCGGCTCCGGCCGGAACGTCGGTCACGGCGGCCGCCTCGAGCGCGCGCTCGGCGCGGCGCCTGTCGGCGGCCCCGGCAGGCTCCGCCGGCGCGCCGACGTCCTCGGCGGTGTCTTCGGTGACGTCTTCGACCGGGTCTGCCGCGGTGTCTTCGGTGACGTTGTCGGTGACGTCTTCAGCGGTGTCTTCGGCAGGGTCCTCGGTGTCTTCGGTGACGTCCTCGGCGGTGTCTTCGGTGACGGTGTCGCGCTGCGAGGTCGCCGGCGTGTCCGCGTGGCCCGACCCGTGACCCGTCGAGCTCCCGTCGTCGGCGAGCGCGACCCCGACGGACAGCGCCATGGTCGCGTAGAGCGCCAGGATGAACGCCGCGATTGCTCGCTTGAGCAGCCCGATCAACACCACGTGCCTCCTCGAATCGATTGGACCTTAGCTGCGCGTCCCGTCGACGGGACGGGAAACGGCCTACGTTGGACGGATGACGACGTTGCGTGTGGGTGTGGCCTATCCGGAACCGCCGTTCAACGCGATGCCGGGGAAGTCGGGCCTGGACATCGACGTGATGACCGCGCTGGCGGGGGCCATCGCCGAGGAGGTCGAGTTCGTCGCCTACGACGGCGCCGATTTCGACGGCATCTTCGACCGCCTCGCCGCCGGTGACTACGACTGCGTGATCGCCGGCATCACCGTCACCCCCGAGCGGGAGCACAAGGCGGCGTTCCTGCCGCCCTACCTGATCTCCGGGCAGGGCCTGGCGGTCGACACCGCCCGGCTGCCGCAGGTGCACTCGGTAGACGATCTGGCCGGACTGACCGTCGGCGTCCAGCGCGGCAACACCAGCGAGGCGATCGCGCAGCAGCTGGTGGCCGACGGCAAGGCGGCGCGGGTCCGGGTGTACGACTACGGCGCAGTGAGCACCGCGATCGCCGACCTCGTCGCCGGCGGTTGCGACGCGGTGATGAAACTCGCGCCGGCGCTGGCCGAACTGGTCAAGCAGGTGCCCGGAGTCGAGCTGGTGCAGCGCGGGCTGTCGGTCGAGGACATCGCGGTCGCGGTCAACCCCGCCGACCAGAAGTTGCTGGCGCGGCTCCAGGTCGCCCAGGCAGAGCTCGAAGAGGACGGCACCCTGCAACGGGTTCGCCGTAGATGGCTCGGCAATCCGTATGTCGACCAGAGCGTCGGCATGCTGTGACATCGCCCAGGGGCGACCTCACCAGCGTGTGAGGCCAACCACTAGGCTGGGCACCAGTAGTCGACGGCGCAGTTCACCGAAAAAATGAGGACAGAGGAGACACCCGTGACGATCCGTGTTGGTGTGAACGGCTTCGGCCGTATCGGACGCAACTTCTTCCGCGCGTTGGACGCGCAGAAGGCCG contains:
- the yvcK gene encoding uridine diphosphate-N-acetylglucosamine-binding protein YvcK, which produces MSFSAREGQTSPRIVALGGGHGLYATLSAARRLTPHVTAVVTVADDGGSSGRLRSELDVVPPGDLRMALAALASDSPHGRLWATIIQHRFGGSGALAGHPIGNLMLAGLNEVLADPVAALDELGRILGVKGRVLPMCPVGLGIEADVVGLDSDPRVSRAIRGQVAIATTVGKVRRVRLLPGDPPATHQAVDAILNADLVVLGPGSWFTSVIPHVLVPQLAEALQATTARRALVLNLVAEPGETAGFSVERHIHVLAQHAPGFTVHDIIVDSARVPSDRERDQLRRTATILGANVEFADVSRPGTPLHDPAKLAAALEGVRKRGVAAHGTNQGFQQPTMPTPTANGPRGDDPWR
- a CDS encoding alpha/beta fold hydrolase, with protein sequence MVLIGLLKRAIAAFILALYATMALSVGVALADDGSSTGHGSGHADTPATSQRDTVTEDTAEDVTEDTEDPAEDTAEDVTDNVTEDTAADPVEDVTEDTAEDVGAPAEPAGAADRRRAERALEAAAVTDVPAGADRSVTDSPADPGPASRRELAEVDEATASTDEASPAALLRDARADDERATVAPDVAPGPRPYIAPRLDRQLAGGFSDVGTILASVVYATATAVAHAFGPDSFFGVPHLLATFVANTAAAVGRTLVGGFADAVTGPLPVTYGLLDGMALFRPTKSPAGANDPSVGVTPEKPLPIILLNSTVITQGMNWSVGAPVLANAGYKVYTFNYGNVTTNPNALIQSIGDIRNSGLELAAEIDRVLAETGAPQVILIGHSQGGGALPSYYINNLGGADKVSQLIGIGPGHHGTTFMGLVSLVLQLPVLRQLYIGISERFAPAFYQQSYGSPFVDEVYGNGDTRPGVRYTTISTAYDEVATPYTLQALDGPNVTNIVLQHRYPGLLLGHLNMVTSPYTWSVVLEELAANPAANPAQTVRAEAA
- a CDS encoding ABC transporter substrate-binding protein, with translation MTTLRVGVAYPEPPFNAMPGKSGLDIDVMTALAGAIAEEVEFVAYDGADFDGIFDRLAAGDYDCVIAGITVTPEREHKAAFLPPYLISGQGLAVDTARLPQVHSVDDLAGLTVGVQRGNTSEAIAQQLVADGKAARVRVYDYGAVSTAIADLVAGGCDAVMKLAPALAELVKQVPGVELVQRGLSVEDIAVAVNPADQKLLARLQVAQAELEEDGTLQRVRRRWLGNPYVDQSVGML